The following nucleotide sequence is from Rhodothermales bacterium.
CTTTCGACAGGCGCGTATTGAAGGGTCAGATCTTCCGAGAGTTGCACTCTCCACTCCGAAGAATCGATAAGGAAGGGTCTGTTGTCGTCAAGCAGCCTGGCGTATTGCCCGCTCTCTTCATACGCTTGAGCGTGACCGGCACTTTTCCATAGCGTCAGGGCGATGCAGTCGCTGGAGTTGCTATCAGCCCGGATAAGTCCTGCGAACAGGCAACCATCGATCTTGTGCAGCGCCTTGGAGTCAACCTCTTCGAAGAACTTGACGTACGCGTCAAGGGACTCCGGCTTCACTGACAATCTTACGAACCGCATAAACATGAATTACCTCTCGGCTACCTTTGAGCGGACGACGCTCTGATTGACAGTACACGTTGGTTTGCAGATAGTCAACATCATGGGGCGGAAACGCGCCATGGGTCACCCCCGGGTCCGTTTGATGATCACGATCGTGAGGTCGTCGGCCTGTGCCTCGCCATCGGCATGGGCCTCAACCTCCGCTACAATGCTCTCAATAATCTCGGCCGCTCCCTTGTTTCGATTGGCCATGATGGTCTCTGCCAGTCGGTCATCGCCAAACTGGTCCCGCTCCCGGTTCATGGATTCCGTGATTCCGTCGGAGAAAACAAGTGCGATGTCGCCTGGCTGAAGCGTCTCACGCCACTCGCTGTAGACGATTTCTTCGGAGAAGCCCAGAACAAGATCTCCCTCGTCGAGGCCGCGAGTCGGCTCTCCTTCCCGGAACAGCAGTGGCCGGTTATGCCCCGCGTTGCCATAGCGGAGGATGTGTCTCATCGGATTGAGGAATCCGACAAACAGGGTTACAAACATACCCCTGGCCGTGTTGGCGCAGAGGTATTGGTTGGTTGTCGACAGACAGTGTGCCGTCTCGTGCGAAGAGGCTGTGCTTCCTCGAAGGGTGGCCTGCACGGTGGCCATCGTCAGGGCAGCGGGCAAACCCTTTCCGGCGACATCACCAACCCAGAAGCAGAGCTCCCCGTTTTCAAGTGAAACGAAGTCAAAAAAATCACCGCCCACCGATCGGGCAGGCAAACTCGTGCCTGCGATATCGTATCCGTCGATCGCCGGCATGCTCTGCGGAAGGAGCCGCGACTGAATCTGATTCGCAACCTGCAGTTCTTCCTGGATCAGCTGGTACGTTTGCTCCTCGTCGTGGAGCCTCGCGTTCTCCAGCACCTGCGCCGACTGACCGGCCAGGATGGCCACGAGCCGCTGATCCGGCTCCGTGAAACCACCTGACGCCTTCTTGTTGTATATGGTCAGCGTACCGATCAAATTGGACCGCGAGATCATCGGGACGCAAAGAATTGAGCGGACGGACGGATCCCACTTTGTGCCCTTGAATCGTACGTCGGTTTCCGTATCGTTGATTACGAGCGGCCGCTGGTACGTCATCATCCATCCAAGTACACTCTGGTCGGGATGGATCGCCTCCTGCTCTTTCGAGCTCTCCATGGTGCGGATCAGCGTCTTGGACGGATCATTCGTAGTCTGGTCGATGAGTGTGATGACTCCCTGCTCAGCGCCTACTGTTTTCAGCGACCGCTTAACGATGATCCGCATGATTTCGGTCGGATCGCTCGTCCCTCCAATGGCCGTTGCCAGATCGTTGAGAATTGACAGCTCTTCGACCGCTCGCCGGAGGCGCTGGTTTTCGAGCTGCAGCTGACCCAGCCGCGGGTTGGTTGATTTTGATGATGTAGTCAGTTCCGGCATTCTGTACCGCGAAACGGCGTGCGTCGAACGTGCCTAAACGTAGTAAATTGTACGAATACTATCCCTATCAACCGTATCCCTGCCGGCAATGGCCGACGTCGTCGCCAATCTCGTAGACGTGTACCCGTACCGCGGCTCTGCAGCAAACCGTGAGTATCTTCTGCTGCGCAGACGCCCCGGGGTCGTTTATTCAGGTGACTGGCGCATGGTGGGAGGCAAGATTCTGGACTCGGAGAGGGCCTGGCAGGCAGCCGGCCGCGAATTGGAGGAGGAGACCGGTTGCAAGCCGCTCGTGATGTGGGCCATCCCGTCTGCGAATATCTTCTTTGAGTGGGAGTTGGATACGGTTCATGTTATTCCGGCGTTCGCCGCCGAGATTGACCGCGATCCCGTCCTGAATCATGAACACGATGCGTTTGGATGGTACGACTACGAAGCGGCATGCCAGTTACTATGTTGGCCGGAACAGCGTCGGCTGCTGGGTATCGTACACGAGGAACTTGACCGGGATATTCCCGTGAGTTGGCGAGTCGGGTGAATTGAGTATTGGACTGCAAATTGATTACTGATTGATGCGACCGCTGGCCCGACTGAATCGATTCTACTGGAAGTACAAGCACCTGTTTGTACCGGGTCTGCTGTGCGCGGTGGTATCGGCAGGCTTCTCGATTACCGTGCCGATGGTGGTGCGACAGGCGGTCGACAGCATCCCGCGGTTTGTCGCTACCTACCGCGTCTTCAGCGGCTCTGCCGCACAGTCTCATCTCTTCACGTCATTCTTCGTGACGCTTCTCCTGTTCGGTCTGATGGTGCTCGGACTGAGCATCATGAGCGGCGTGTTCTCGTTTCTGATGAGGCAGACCGTGGTCGTGGCCTCGCGACACATCGAATACGATTTGCGCAATGAGTTGTACGAGCACATTCAGAAGTTGTCGCGCTCGTTCTACCTGAAGCATCCGACGGGCGATATCATGACGCGCGCCACGTCGGACATCGAGCAGGTGCGACGCTACATAGGCCCGGCCATTATGTACCTGACCCGGGCCCTGGTCATCGTAGTCACAGCAATGACCGTCATGTTCGTCATTTCGCCGCGACTGACTCTCTTTGCACTGATTCCGATGCCATTCCTTGCGGTATCCGTGTTCCTCGTAGCCCACATGGTGCATTCGCGGAGCGACGCGCTGCAGAAGCAATACTCCCGGTTGACCAGTCGTGTCCAGGAGGCACTTTCCGGTATCCGCGTCTTGAAGGCGTACACGCGCGAATCGTCAGAGGCCGCTGTCTTTGACGAGGAAAGCCGACACTACCGCCGGCGCATGCTGGATCTGGCGCTCGTGGAGGCGGCGTGGCGGCCCGTATTCCTGCTGCTGGTTGGAATGTCAACGATTATTGTTGTCTGGGTAGGCGGTCGCCTTGTGGCAGAAGGAGTCATCACCATCGGTAACATCGCCGAGTACATCATTTACGTGGCGCTCATGACGTGGCCCGTCGCCTCCATGGGATTCGTCATCACGATGATTCAACGTGCCTCGGCATCGATCACGCGTATCGCCGAGATTCTTGATACGGTGCCGGATATCGCAGACGGCGAGCACACAAATCCGCATATCGAGTCGCTCGAGGGCGCCATATCGTTCGATCACGTCTGCTTCAGCTACGTCGAAGGCGAGCCAGTCATTGACGACATTACGATTGACGTACCGGCCGGATCGACCCTTGCGATCGTGGGCCGGACTGGTTCGGGCAAGAGTACGCTTGTCGAGATGATTCCTCGACTTCTTGAACCCACTTCGGGCCGGTTGCTCGTCGACGGCATGGAGGTCCGGTCGATACCGCTGGCAACGCT
It contains:
- a CDS encoding SpoIIE family protein phosphatase — its product is MPELTTSSKSTNPRLGQLQLENQRLRRAVEELSILNDLATAIGGTSDPTEIMRIIVKRSLKTVGAEQGVITLIDQTTNDPSKTLIRTMESSKEQEAIHPDQSVLGWMMTYQRPLVINDTETDVRFKGTKWDPSVRSILCVPMISRSNLIGTLTIYNKKASGGFTEPDQRLVAILAGQSAQVLENARLHDEEQTYQLIQEELQVANQIQSRLLPQSMPAIDGYDIAGTSLPARSVGGDFFDFVSLENGELCFWVGDVAGKGLPAALTMATVQATLRGSTASSHETAHCLSTTNQYLCANTARGMFVTLFVGFLNPMRHILRYGNAGHNRPLLFREGEPTRGLDEGDLVLGFSEEIVYSEWRETLQPGDIALVFSDGITESMNRERDQFGDDRLAETIMANRNKGAAEIIESIVAEVEAHADGEAQADDLTIVIIKRTRG
- a CDS encoding NUDIX pyrophosphatase → MADVVANLVDVYPYRGSAANREYLLLRRRPGVVYSGDWRMVGGKILDSERAWQAAGRELEEETGCKPLVMWAIPSANIFFEWELDTVHVIPAFAAEIDRDPVLNHEHDAFGWYDYEAACQLLCWPEQRRLLGIVHEELDRDIPVSWRVG
- a CDS encoding ABC transporter ATP-binding protein; translation: MRPLARLNRFYWKYKHLFVPGLLCAVVSAGFSITVPMVVRQAVDSIPRFVATYRVFSGSAAQSHLFTSFFVTLLLFGLMVLGLSIMSGVFSFLMRQTVVVASRHIEYDLRNELYEHIQKLSRSFYLKHPTGDIMTRATSDIEQVRRYIGPAIMYLTRALVIVVTAMTVMFVISPRLTLFALIPMPFLAVSVFLVAHMVHSRSDALQKQYSRLTSRVQEALSGIRVLKAYTRESSEAAVFDEESRHYRRRMLDLALVEAAWRPVFLLLVGMSTIIVVWVGGRLVAEGVITIGNIAEYIIYVALMTWPVASMGFVITMIQRASASITRIAEILDTVPDIADGEHTNPHIESLEGAISFDHVCFSYVEGEPVIDDITIDVPAGSTLAIVGRTGSGKSTLVEMIPRLLEPTSGRLLVDGMEVRSIPLATLRGSIGYVPQDVFLFSDTVAANVAFGDMGAAMSAIEEVAGEAELLDNIQDLSDGFETYVGERGITLSGGQKQRTSIARALIRRPRILILDDALSAVDTDTERRILRHLRRHYGRRTIVIVSHRVSAVQDADQIAVLDKGRVAELGTHRQLLEVDGLYANLYRKQLLEDEIESIV